The region GGTAAGTACGTACCGATAGTTGtccgaggagggacaaaccacgGACTGGCAGCAGGATGTTGAGTGCCCAAGGCTCATCGAGGGCAACGAAGGCTATCCCgtctggtcaaaactgacagaagAGCTACTCTGGCACAATTTGCAGAAACCTTTAATGATGGTTATGGGAGGAATTTCtcacaacacacagtgcatgaCTCCATCACCTCCCTTGTGAAACAGCTGCCCACATTGTCCACAAATGGAGAAGACTGTGCGTTCCAGAACTTGCAACAGGACCCCCAAACACCCAGTTCCAGTGCGTTCCCTTCAGTAAAGACCCCCCATTGTCTTCACATCAGCCCTGGAATGTTGGGCTCTGTGAACAGGTAATAATATCCTCATGGGCTAATACGGGGTCTGCTCAAATGCCTTTGGAGTCTTTGTGTGTAATTAGCTGTTAATAAATCTGTATTTTGAATTGGCAATTTGAAGGTTATTGGCACTTTTAAAGGCAGTTCAGTTTCATCTCAGGTCTTTTTATTCTATGATTTCCATGATTCAGTGCAAGGCTTGGTGCTTACTTTTTTCCAGTAGTTTTTTTGCCCCCAAGTTAGAATATTTCGGGGATCAAAAactgacaaaacaaaatataacaaaaacaattgcCACCTAAATGCAAATCGGGAGTACACCTTCAAACATTTAacaggaaaaatatttaaaaaaacaaaaaacgaaccTGTGTGGCATGCAATCACGCCACCATGGAATCCCATATTCAGTGAGGCTCCATCTGCACCAAATGCCACATTTCTACATCCAGTCTCCATTTGGGACAAGATCATCAAAGGCAGCCTTTGTTGCTCCTAGCACACTCAGGCTTCTCCTCCTGCATGACTCGGACATAAACTATCTCATATTCAGTATTTGAGAGGTCAGTTCTCCATCTGTAAGGACAGATACCGAGTGGCTGTAAGGGTAAAGCCACACATGGTGCGTGTTTCCGGGAAGAACCGTGGATTGCCTTCCCATTTCCAATTCGGCAGCAGAGGTCTTGTATGAGcatgtttgtacatttgtacaacCCTCCAGCTGAGCTGAACAGATGTTGTGCAGTGGATTGTGCACAGCATACATAAATACCGTAGTTGGGATGTGGAAGTAATTTCATTTACACATAGTACTGCCTACAGAGACGACATCagtttgtaatgtaaaaaaataattctaagtATGGTTATGAGTGTCAGTCAAAGTCATTTTGCAGTAAAGTATATTGTAGGTTATGGTAagattgtgggggggggggatgtgaagTACTGAAACTGAATACTATATTGTACAATTCTGGATGAAGagactttatttttgtttttaagaaacaacaatgacaaGTATGTGTACCAGCTACAGAAGAAAATGGGGAAAGGTTGGGCCAATGTCCGTGGACAGGGCAGCTGCCCTGAGGTAGGTCTATcttgttcattttcatcattctTAAAACCatactttattattttcactgaCAATGCTTTGACTGCCATGTTTGAAAGGTTGATTAAGCTTGGCTGGCTAGTGGTGTGATGGTTTACAAACTGCTGTGGGAATTGGTTTCATATGCATCAAGATTCTGCTGTGCTATCAAGTCACAAGAATTACTCCCAACAAAAGGCAatttgttttagtttagttttttcttttcttaaccCTCCAGAAGCTGAATTATACCCCCTCATCATCTGTAAAACCTACAAGGAGAAGACCAGATGGTAAGATTCCCTGAATGTGTCAAACATGTTTTCTTCCAGTCACTCAGTTTTGCTTTAAGGCCGTCTCATTACTTCATAATTCAGTGATCTTTGTaggtgaaacaaaaatgattCCGTTGCAGTCTAAGGTGACACAGCCTATAAACATTTATGTTGCACTGCTTGTCTTTCAGCTGAAAATGAATCCTTTGTCGTGTGGAAAATGTTCTCGGACAAGGAACCGCTTCCACATCCCTCTGATGAAAGTGGAGAAgaggattattattttatggatGATGACTAAATAACGAATTTGGATCTTCAAATCAGGACATTTGGGGGGGAAAGTGAATGGTGAATTTAATGAATAATAcatgttcaaatgaaaaaaggaaaatgtatttttaaatgtggaaAATAGGTGCCTATAATTTTCTTGAGAAACATTATTTGAAGCGTATTGCCAAtatcttgttttattatttaagaGATGGAAAAGCCAATTTTTTTTCTAATCTTGGATGCATCCTTtatgatttaaaatgtatggCAGTGCATTACTGAAACAGTTGAAGTATGTGTGCCAGTTAAgtctgtaaatataaaaaatattgtgcACTTGATTTCATGACATTTTTCTGACTAGTCGTCTTTTAGAGTCGTTGTTtcaacttgttttttttaattaaaagtttGTATTACAAATTAGTGGTACATGAAACGAAGTCGCTCTTTATCGAGTTTCAataaattgacagacattttaaTACTTGGGACTGTTCAGTTCTTATCCAGATATGAGTTATCACCATTTAAAGGAacactgtcacgcttttttcaCTTGAGCATATtaggattaaatgcttaaattatgtgtaggcatttttaaaatcgcagtcagtgtagccgtttcctagatATGGcgcaaaacttctcaaaacaagcACCGGacatgtttggcttgaatctccagcctgtgttacccagaaggtaacTGGCGCTCAAACCCTTGAACGTAGAGACTGGTTTACggacggccacccatccaggcgatcacatgacactcccccgttaccttctgggaaaaaGGCTGGCGAGTCAAGCCAACcacgtgtttgttttgagaagttttgccccatatccAGGAAACGGCTTCACTGACGGTGAAATGTCTACACAcattatttaatcatttcatccaaataagctcaagtgAAAAAaacgtgacagtgctcctttaaaatCTATCTAAAAATCTTCcctaaatatttacagtgaaatCAGCTGATCCCTTTTGCCCCCCCGTTCGTTCGTTCTGCCTGTTTTCAGTTGGTTAGCATGTGCAGTGGAAATATCACAATATTACTACTGAACTATTTCTGTGGGTGCTGCAAGCGTGGTGCGCTGTGGTTATTTCCGCATTGGAATCAGCTGATAGTCACATGATCACCGGGGTACAGCTTCATGTTGGAGTTTAGTGTTGCATACAGATTATGCTTTTCGACTCGCTCGTCAACAGTTAGTCGTCCTTGCTACAATGCAGATACTGTAAGTTGAGTTTTTTCCCAGCACTTGTGCAGGATTTACAAACTTCATAATGATCTAGTCTTGTTTTTACGTTTATTGTAGAGCATGTGTTGCCCATTTCCAACCATGCATGTTATTTTAAGTTGACTTGTAGCTAGATGGCTAGCGAGCACCCTCGCTATTTGGCCAACGAGCTTGTAACCTGCTAGCACGGCTTACTAGCGAGacgaatgtaaaataaaattggtcgtatttctttctttttttttttgctatttattCACACAATTTCACCTGTCCAGTGGATATGGTAAAATAACCAAGATGTGCGTGATTCAATATAATTGCGCTGTATGACCTTGTCTGTATCCTAAATGGCTTCGGAATAAGCAGCGAATTTGTACTTAAATGCTTTATACAAAGACGTCTTATTTGGCTGGTCGCATGGGCATTGTGCGCTTAACTCGcgataaaatgaaacaaaaaaaattctgacTTAAAGCATCTAACCGATCACCTTCCGCTGTGTTCATGTATTCGCTCTGTGTGGACACGAAATATAGCCTTTCGAACACGTCGTATATCATTACTTGGCAAAACCTCTAGTTTATGactgtatatgtttatttatcctATCTCAGGGTTCCAGTTTTTGCTGTGCTTTGCAGCTGTCCCGTTTGGAGTAAGCACTTGGAGCCTGACCAGGACACTTCGTAAGAACAACTGAATGTCCTAAATGCTCCTGCCTTTGTCTCGATGCTCCAGTTTGGTTCAGTCTATATACTTACTACCTACTTCCTCATGAGCGTTCTGGGCGATTGCTTTGTCAAGAATGCCATATTCGGTTTAATTTGTGCTACTTGCATTGACACACATTGCATCAAGACGGCAAGCAAATATGATTATAGCGTGAAAATCCGTTTTtcgtgctgctgctgctggtggtagtagtagtcgttgtaataataataatagtaataatgataatcGAGAGTGACTTAAGCCAAATATAGAATCTGTATTCTTGAATTCTTataaaaaatattgctttttcaAGGACTACTAGTTATATTGTAAattgttgtagcccatccacttcaaagtTCGATGTGCTCTCTATAgttgaaacaatgttttaatgagAACCCCCCCCTTTTAAATTTTTTGGTTATGAACCATTTATACTTTATatggttaaaggttttaaagcTGCATAATGAGTGAACTGCACCTTTATTTAGGCTTTCAACGTTGGATACATTTTAGAGTTCTAAACTACCCCCAATCCAAAAGTGTTCTTGACTGTGAGGTTCTGCTGGAGTTGATGTTATTTCCTGGTTAGAAAGGTGATTATTTATCAACCTCAAGGGAGAAGAAGCAATAAAATGCCTTCAGACATGCTTGATCTACGATAAGGATGTCCCTGTGCAATTCCATCCTACAGCAAGGAATCAAGGGATTTGTTGttgacaatatttttttgtcaaatcTACCTGAGACCTAtttgttttttcacattgtGTAATTGAGTAGACATGCCATTTATGCATACAGTTTGTAGCATTATGAGGTAACGGCTGAAGCAGAGGGGAGTCTTTTATAGATTCTGGTCTTATGACCTCAGAAGAGAATGTGTTTCCTATTGCGGCGCATTTACGTAGCAAGTAATGACCGATAGTGTTCAACCGTCCCCTTGTATGAAGGGTACCTGAGGAGTGGAGCCATGCTGGCCGGCTTGCACCCTCAGACCGGGTGGAGCTGACTTTCGCCCTGAGGCAGCAGAATGTGGACCGGCTGAGAGAGCTTCTGAAGCTGGTGTCAGACCCAGACTCGCCACAATACGGTAACTTTCAGAAGCTGTGCGCAACCCCCCTaccttcaaccccccccccccccccccccccccatatcagTTTGTGGTTTCACACTTCTGCAAAGCCGTATTGTACTGTTCAGACTGTGGACTTATGCTTTAAATTGTCAGCATACGTTTCCCCACCTTTTTCTGGGAAAATGGCCAAAGTAAGGAAATGCACCATTGAGCCAGTGTTAATGGTTCAAGAAAGCCAACAGTGGCTGTCAAAATAATGTGgtgtttattttagttttgtaccTGCGGTAATTGTGTGCCTGAAAGTTAGATGGTCTTTCATAAGCCTTCCACTTCAAACATTTCCTGTAATACTTGCAATGTTTTGGCTAAATGGAAAGCACCCTTGGGTTTTTAAAGACCTGGCATCCTGCTAATCAGGAAAAAGTcacatttcagtcagaaaaccaGTGAAGATCTGCTCTCTTGGGAATGACaccatattttattattgtttttgtttgctttaaagATGCAATAATTTATCAGACACTTGCTGAATAGCTGCCAAATGATGAAAATTACTTAATCTAAATTTCTATAATTCTTGTTGCcattattaaatgtaattagtGTTTTGGCCGCATATCTAAATGAAACTgtctgaaatgtattattttagtaCATTTCTATTAATTAATCCTGCATGATAAGAGTAATAAACAATGTAATGGAATCGCTGTAGACTTGTCTCACCCCAGCTGGTCCAGCTGTATTGGGCCAGATTATGTGCTTCTTCAACTGCTGGATCTAAACCAGTGAATTTGGCAGTTGCCAGTTGTTGAGATCATGATGGCCGaccagaggggtgggggtgggaggcagTTGGTGAGATTGTTTACCATAACCTATTGCTACAAACTGCTGGGTTTATAATAAAATCTGAAACTGGGATTGAGAAATACAGTATCAATTGGAATTAATTAGGTTTTCTTTAATAAGCACtatgaatattttaattaactttACTAGTGCTATTAGTGCTCAGGTTTCACAAGGTCCCATGTGTGGATCGGGACTGGATGAATGAATAATGCTTGAGTGCTGCAGCTAGAGTTGAATTATTCTCTGCATCCAGAGAACTGCTAGCAGTGAAATAAACACTTGCAATGATAGCATTGCATTCTTGGTTCTTCTTTTTCTAGTTCCGTAAAACGTCAGCACCTTGTGACTGTTCTTTCTCTTGGCTAATCAGATTATTTTTCACTAAATAATCTGAGATTTGTTGGCCAATGGGCAGGTCTCAtttatctttgttttttgtgaacTCTGGCAGCCGAGAAGCACATGACCAGATTGTAGCACTCGTTGCTTTGTCATGCCTATGTATTTTTAACTTCTCGAGCAGAATGTAGTTTGTCTGGTCATCTGGTGTTCTGTCACCCTTGCATATAACTGTTGAACATTATGGTGTATTAATTCTGTGTCAGTTGTAACCTGAGCtgtgctttcagttaccagccACCGACACTAGTATTGACAAAATGTGTTGCTCCAACTCTATTTCGGTCCCTCTGGCATGCACAGAATCAGGAAGGGAGTGTATCAAACCTGACTACATTCGTAGGCTGTGACAATGGCATCATTTCAATGATCAGTGCATTAGCATCAGCACAGTTTTGTTGAGGAGCTTTTGTTGTCTGATGTCAGCATTCTGAGCCAAGTCTGCATGTCTATCAGACCTTTTGatttagaaatgtgtgtgtggggaaactGGCTACTGTTTGTTAGGTCAGTTTTATGAGCAATGGAATCGCTGGAATAACTTCTGGGAGCCAAGCATCTTCAAGTAATGTAGGCCAGAGCATGCTATTCCAACGCCGAAAcacccaaaagaacagaaaatgtaggtacaaacattctgaaatgtatatCAGTGTTTAGAATCTGTTCATGACTGTCTGGTTTTTGGGCATTGTATTGTCAATAGTAGTCCTACTGCTTTGCCCTTGTATGATTGATGTAGGTAGGGCAGGCAAtcgagttagctagctaaacggCTAGGTTATTGCTAATATTGCTCCTGGCTAATTTCTTAGGTTAGACTTCTTTCAGATGGCAAAAAAAATGGGTTCTGTGGGTTGTGTCTCAACTTTGACCCCTGTTGTCTGTATTCTCTAGGGAAGTTCCTGTCTCTGGAAGAAGTGGCATCTCTGGTGCGCCCATCCCAGTTGACCCAGAAAGTGGTGCAGAATTGGTTACAGAGTCATGGCGTGAAGGACTGCCAGTCAGTGGCCACAGAGGACTTCCTGCAGTGTGAAATGACAGCCCAGTAAGAGCCACAGTATTTTTAAACTGATTGCAAATGCATATTCAAACGCCACATTTCATGATATAGCTGCAAGCTGTTCAGCATAGAGTGATTGTCAGGTCATCAAGAGGCATCACATAGGTAAATGtcagggcgacattggctcaggtggtaagagctgtcatctgtgtgtcaaagtgtccctgagcaagacgcctaaccttCCAATGCTcatgatgagctggttggtgccttgcatgacagccaatcgccgttggtgtgtctgtgtgtgtatgaatgggtgaatgagaagcatcaattgtacagcgctttggatgccAACCAGTTACAATTTACCAAACTGCTTTTCCAACTTTACTGAATTTAAACCACACCATTAAAGGTCCACTACCATCAATTGCATCATTATGTATGCATACTATTTGACTTGGTATGCTGCCATCTGTCAGTCAAATTAACATTATACCAGTAAATTATAGCTTAGAATTCCAAGGCATTGGACAATGCTTAATACAAATAAGTATTAAACAATCTAATGGCCCTGTAAGTGCCCACAGGTCTCCAGTCCCCCATCTTAACCACTACTCCACAACCCAGCCAATTAGACAAGCAGATACTCAAGGTGTCCTGGTTACTGTGTGTGCTTGCCCAAGGTACATTCCTTGCCTCAGTGAAGCCTTGAAGGCAGCAGTTCTTGGATCTAGAAAACTAATCGCGACAGGTTTGGCAAACTAGCTAGTTCAGTAACAGATATACAGATTTGATAAAAgtacattaaagaaaagctgCCTGCCAAGACATATGTGTGCATAATCTGCGGTTAGCTgtgctgaacctgctgccttccaggcgttATTGAAGGAAGGGAACAAAGTGTGTTGGGCCGTCTGCTCACAAGACAGTGGGGAACGCTGTGCTCTCGTTCTCAGCATGGCGGAGACACTTCTCCCTGGCAGCGAGTTTCACCGATATTTGAACGGTCAGCGCTCCCTGGTGAGATCACCATCCCGGTATTCTGTTGACGAGGAGGTGTCCAAGCACCTGGACTTTGGTAAGCATTTACTCAAGTGACCAGAAACAAGCTTGGGGAGCATGGGTAAATAGTTTCGGGCCCACCCGCGATCGCTGGGCTGTTTGCGTGCGGGTTTGCACTTTGTGTATCAGTTACTGACATTTAATATGGCTGTCACTCAAAGTGATTTCCTTTCCCAgcctgtttccatggcaacattaTTAGGCCTTGTCAGCTCTGCACCACGGTAGGTTGGACGTGCTTTTCCTTTATGAAGTGCATCTTCAAATGCACTTATTGTTTTGTGCATTGATTAGAAGAAATTCAAAAGACATTTTCCATTTGTCATCATGGAATTCTTATTTTGAGTTATTGAATTTTATATTCCCCAGTGTTGGCAGAAGTGTTTCTTTTTCAAGTCCGTTCATCCTCATGTTATTTGTCATGCATGTCCATTGTTACTGTAATTACGTAAGTCATAAATGACATGTCTCGACATTAGAATCAGCATTTGAGTCAAACATAGACCGTTGAAGCTGAATGGACGTGTGACAAAGTGCCGTAACTGCATGTTAACGGAGAGACAATATTGAAGTTTACACCAATACATGTTTGTGTTCTACATAAAACCAAGTCGTTTCATCATGTACTAGACGACAGTGGCTCTAGGGTGATATTTAAATAGCCGTCATTTATCTAGCAGAATGAGCTTGCCCTGCATTAACAAGATCGCATCAATCACAAATTGTATTTGTGAGACCCATTAGCCTAGATAGACCTTGCTGTAACCATTTGTAATCctcatattttttaaactgcctACACGCTAGAACCTGAGGATCTCTGTCACATCTGGTGAACATATATTTAATCTGTACAACTCTTTAATGgcgttttattttaattttatataatgTCCTTTCCTGCCTCCTTTTAGTGGGAGGCATGCACCGCTTTCCACCTTCGATGCAGGCTGTCAGTCGAGCTTGGGCCAATGGGAAGCAGCGGGAGGCAGGGTTCCACCTAGGAGTCACGCCCAAAGTGCTCCGGACTCGTTACAACCTGACAGCGACAGACGTGGGCTCCGCGGAAAATAACAGCCAGGCAGTGGCACAGGTACAGAGGAACACCGTTTTACTCGTGCTGAGGATGGTACTTTACATCAAACTGAGCACCACCATTTTATATTGCAATGATGAAAATGGAACTGAAAAAAACCTGCAGAAAATGTTTCCTCATTGAGTGTCACCATTTAGTGACTGTATGGGATCTTGTGTCTGTCATAACACATGGAAGCAGTTTGCCTGTGGCTTCAGAGTGCACAGAAACATAGCCAAGCCCCTCGGAGCTAAAAGACAGGGGAGGATATGTTCAGATAATGTTTGCGCATTGTTTGGCTACTTGATTGTGGTACGGCATCCGGAGAGTCTAGAGCGGGGGTGTCCAATCTTCTCCGAAAAGTTAATCAGTTGAATCCGGTGTCATAGCTCtggactaaaacaaaaacctgcccccacaccggcccttttttCTGATAAAGTTTGACACCCCCATTCGAGAAGAACTGAATGATTTCAATGCCTCTTTACTGGCAAAGTTGGTggatgtacagttgtgttcaaaataatagcagtgtgtttaaaaacgtgagtaaagctcaaaatctttataatagtttttattttgatgcattgggaacactgcacattatatcgtaaatcacacctgttttttcactgaatgaatgacctcactaattgaactccacactgctattattttgaacacgcctctttcaattaattattcaattacacagactcaggagcatgtgtatcatgaatgttgggtctgttggttttctatgactctactacacctactggtaaattatttgccatgtagtaatatattttctaccaaaaacagtgattgatctggtaagTTCTACCAAAaagtcatgttggactgctattTTGAGATGCGTTTTATGTGCACACTTGCGTTCAGAGCTTTTGTCATGCTCTTCGTGCAGTTCCTGGAGCAGTTCTACCACCCCGCAGACCTGTCGGAGTTCATGTCCCTCTTCGGCGGGGGGTTCAAGCACATGTCCAAGGTGGACCGGGTGGTGGGCACCCAGGGAGGGGGTAAGGCAGGCCTGGAGGCCAGCCTGGATGTAGAGTACATCATGAGCACTGGGGCAAACATCTCAACCTGGGTCTTCACCAATCCAGGTAAGAACTGGGTTACAGTATTTGGGTCAGCCAGTCTGAATATAGAGTGTATCATGAGCACCAGGGCCAACATCTCAATCTGGGTCTTCACCAATCCAGAACTGGATTGCAGTATGTGGGCCAGGATCCTtagctgtgtgtttatttttagtaCTGAGATTATACCCCAGCTGAAGGATTTTTAAACCGCTTTAATTTTTTGTGCTTGTCGCATCACTGCACAGACATTGATTTTCAATAAATGGTATAAGTGTAATTAGAATAGTAATTCACTGTTCCTATTGACAGGAAAAGCCTGTTGTttgactctgtgtttgtgttcaatatttttatcaattttaaATGAACTACATGAgcaatatttgaaataaatctCATGCAAAGTATAGCTTGTCGTGCATATTTTGGAATCCGGTTTGAGGAAGATCAGAATGTGGTTAGTGTTGAGCATTTAGTCGCATGAAGAGCAGAAAAGTTATAAAATGGTCAAAATGTCAAAACTGGAGCAACATGGTGTTGCTTCAGTCAATTGTAGTTAAGTTGCTTTAATATTAATACAGGCATTGTATGGTGTGCGATTGTTTATAGTAGTAGTTGTATATAATATaactgcttatatttttatgaaatgtgacACAATGTTTTTGATCAACACAATTTGTTTGGCTGGGAAATTGTACTCGCTCACGTTCAGTGTCATGGGTTTTCAGGCTCTTGAAACGATTGCTTGAATTTGAGCTTCAACCAAACTATTTCTTGAACTTGTAACAAGTTTTAAGTTCTAGCTGAATGACTGTCTTACATTTCTTGCTGATAAGCGGAACCTTTTGGGCCTGTTGTGCATCTTATTTATCCAACTGGAAAAGAACAGGGGTAGACATGCTGATGATGGCTTAGCAAGCCGAAACATTGTGTTAGGCCCGCTCATGCAGAGCAGTTTCGCAGACTTATTTGAGCattgcattttgtttctttttagtgCAAACCTGTCAGCTTGTCTTGCGTTATCTGGTGCGCCGCACTGAAATCTGCCTCCTTTTGATCCGCTTTCATCTGCTCTGGTTGTCAGCCAGGCTGtgtaattaaagctgaaagttaaGTAATCAAAGTTTTGACTGAAACCTAAACCCAACAGATGTTACGGGTAATATGAAGACGGCACAAGCGAAACTTGTCCGTGACTGAAATACTCATCCCTCCACTCTTATTTCTGCAGTGCAGCCTTTACGTGTgcaaactgtaaataaaattgcATATCCTCAAGGCTGGTCAAGACATTAACGGACGCCTCCGGAATAATTATTCATTTGGCTGGCTGCCCAAATCTTGTTAAAAGCATGACTTCCATTAAGGGCAGGGGAGTCATCTTACCCAGGTTTTCAGAAGGTTTTTGAGGCTATCTTCCGATGAAGTTAACTTTTTAttagttgggggggggggtggtttgtGTGAGGTTCACCACTGCCGAATTAAAATGGCGTCCCCCGCATAACCTATACATT is a window of Conger conger chromosome 1, fConCon1.1, whole genome shotgun sequence DNA encoding:
- the tpp1 gene encoding tripeptidyl-peptidase 1, with the translated sequence MQILVPVFAVLCSCPVWSKHLEPDQDTSVPEEWSHAGRLAPSDRVELTFALRQQNVDRLRELLKLVSDPDSPQYGKFLSLEEVASLVRPSQLTQKVVQNWLQSHGVKDCQSVATEDFLQCEMTAHMAETLLPGSEFHRYLNGQRSLVRSPSRYSVDEEVSKHLDFVGGMHRFPPSMQAVSRAWANGKQREAGFHLGVTPKVLRTRYNLTATDVGSAENNSQAVAQFLEQFYHPADLSEFMSLFGGGFKHMSKVDRVVGTQGGGKAGLEASLDVEYIMSTGANISTWVFTNPGRHETQEPFLQWMQLLSNMSAVPWVHTISYGDDEDSLAAAYMTRIDKEFMKAGVRGISMLFASGDSGAGCRHLTKGGNVFRPSFPASSPYVTTVGGTALRNPFKMTYEVTDYISGGGFSNIFAMPDYQVSAVNDYLKTMKALPPSTYFNTSGRAYPDIAALSDNYWVVSNRVPIPWVSGTSASTPVVGGVLSLINDQRFLKGLPPLGFLNPRLYKLLGRGLNDITEGCHLGCLDEQVEGKGFCAAPSWDPVTGWGTPNYPTLLAALLD